From Actinomycetota bacterium, one genomic window encodes:
- the hypE gene encoding hydrogenase expression/formation protein HypE translates to MQELLERVVFPLLGQGSLAEAEDAAALVLPGKADGGRLACTTDSFVVKPIFFPGGDIGKLAVCGTVNDLAMRGARPLYLTMGLILEEGLPFETLERVLSSAARWAREAGVAVVAGDTKVVEKGAADLIYVNTSGIGVIPAGREVSIRGARPGDVLLVNGFLGDHEAAVLSRREGFGFEVEVESDCAPLNGLVEAMQEAGEIHAMRDATRGGLAAVLKEMAASSGVSVELVEESIPLREGVRAFCEMLGLDPLLLANEGKLVAAVPEGDAEAVLEAMRSHPLGADAAAIGRVVEGRAGEVAMFTPLGSHRLLRMPSGEHFPRIC, encoded by the coding sequence ATGCAGGAACTGCTGGAGAGAGTCGTATTCCCCCTCCTGGGCCAGGGGTCGCTGGCGGAGGCCGAGGACGCCGCCGCCCTCGTCCTGCCCGGGAAGGCGGACGGAGGGCGCCTCGCCTGCACCACCGACTCCTTCGTGGTCAAGCCCATCTTCTTCCCCGGAGGGGACATCGGCAAGCTGGCGGTGTGCGGAACCGTCAACGACCTCGCCATGCGGGGCGCCAGGCCCCTCTACCTGACCATGGGCCTCATCCTGGAGGAAGGCCTGCCCTTCGAGACGCTCGAGCGGGTGCTTTCCTCCGCCGCGCGCTGGGCGCGGGAGGCAGGGGTGGCGGTGGTGGCCGGCGACACCAAGGTGGTGGAGAAGGGCGCCGCCGACCTCATCTACGTGAACACTTCCGGCATCGGGGTCATCCCCGCGGGGCGCGAGGTCTCCATCCGCGGGGCGCGTCCGGGTGACGTCCTGCTGGTCAACGGCTTCCTGGGCGACCACGAGGCCGCGGTGCTCAGCCGCCGTGAGGGTTTCGGCTTCGAGGTAGAGGTGGAGTCGGACTGCGCGCCCCTCAACGGGTTGGTGGAGGCCATGCAGGAGGCGGGCGAGATCCACGCCATGCGGGATGCCACGCGCGGGGGCCTGGCGGCGGTGCTCAAGGAGATGGCGGCCTCCTCGGGGGTGTCCGTGGAGCTTGTGGAGGAGAGCATCCCGCTGCGCGAAGGGGTGCGAGCCTTCTGCGAGATGCTGGGTCTGGACCCCCTGCTCCTGGCCAACGAGGGCAAACTGGTGGCGGCGGTCCCGGAGGGCGATGCGGAGGCCGTCCTGGAGGCCATGCGCTCCCATCCTCTGGGGGCGGACGCGGCGGCCATCGGCAGGGTGGTGGAGGGGAGGGCCGGCGAGGTCGCCATGTTCACCCCCCTGGGGTCTCACCGCCTGCTGCGCATGCCCTCGGGCGAGCACTTCCCCCGCATCTGCTGA
- a CDS encoding hydrogenase small subunit — protein sequence MEGKGVTRRQFIKYAGATAALLGLSQSLVPEIARALEELTSGKPPVLWIQGQNCTGCSVSFLNTNFPNAAELVLDKLSVRYHPTVMAAAGDLAFGVLEETAKELAGKYVLVVEGPVPTAEGGEFCTFGLEKETASFNGYQRRKDKPMTVWMEELVPGAAAIIALGNCASFGGIPAANASVTGTKAVQDIVKEISKDKPVINIGGCPSHPDWFVGTVLDYLINKRVPELDKHNRPKAFFGKLIHENCERRASFDAGLFLEDWNDNNPDMKLCLFKMGCKGPVTYADCPTRRWNSGVNWCVGANAPCHGCAEPTFYKDLSPLYEPLPNVNFLGINTTAETLGWVAAGATAAGIGAHYLYKQLGKKAPEGGEQ from the coding sequence GTGGAAGGAAAGGGAGTGACACGGCGACAGTTCATCAAGTACGCGGGCGCCACCGCGGCCTTGCTGGGCTTGAGCCAATCCCTGGTCCCGGAGATCGCCCGAGCCCTCGAGGAGCTCACCTCGGGCAAGCCGCCGGTGCTCTGGATCCAGGGGCAGAACTGCACGGGCTGCTCGGTATCTTTCCTCAACACCAACTTCCCCAATGCTGCGGAGCTGGTGCTGGACAAGCTGTCCGTGCGCTATCATCCCACGGTCATGGCCGCCGCCGGTGACCTCGCCTTCGGGGTGCTGGAGGAGACCGCAAAGGAGCTGGCCGGCAAGTACGTGCTGGTGGTCGAAGGGCCCGTCCCCACCGCCGAGGGCGGCGAGTTCTGCACCTTCGGCCTGGAGAAGGAGACGGCTTCATTCAACGGTTATCAGCGCCGCAAGGACAAGCCCATGACCGTGTGGATGGAGGAGCTGGTCCCCGGCGCGGCGGCGATCATCGCGCTGGGCAACTGCGCCTCCTTCGGCGGCATACCCGCCGCCAACGCCTCGGTCACGGGGACCAAGGCGGTGCAGGACATCGTCAAGGAGATCAGCAAGGACAAGCCGGTTATTAACATCGGCGGCTGCCCGTCCCATCCGGACTGGTTCGTCGGCACGGTCCTCGATTACCTCATCAACAAGAGGGTGCCGGAGCTGGACAAGCATAACCGGCCCAAGGCTTTCTTCGGAAAGCTCATCCACGAGAACTGCGAGCGGAGGGCATCCTTCGACGCCGGCCTCTTCCTGGAGGACTGGAACGACAACAACCCCGACATGAAGCTCTGCCTCTTCAAGATGGGGTGCAAGGGCCCGGTGACCTACGCGGACTGTCCCACCCGCCGCTGGAACTCGGGGGTGAACTGGTGCGTGGGGGCCAACGCGCCCTGCCACGGCTGCGCCGAGCCTACCTTCTACAAGGACCTCTCGCCGCTGTACGAGCCCCTGCCCAACGTGAACTTCCTGGGCATCAACACCACCGCCGAGACCCTGGGCTGGGTGGCCGCCGGCGCCACCGCGGCGGGAATCGGCGCGCATTACCTGTACAAGCAGTTGGGCAAGAAGGCACCCGAGGGAGGTGAGCAGTAA
- a CDS encoding RnfABCDGE type electron transport complex subunit D, translated as MAELLTNVSPHLHKKDETISRAMKDVLIALAPAAVWALVVFGFNVVLILAVSCIAAAVAEVVMRKIMGRKITLKDYSAMVTAVLFVFLLPPTTPLWVVAIGSFIAIAVFKELMGGLGKNVVNPAIAARLLLWITPLSIYTTKFVRPFYWKDSGFFTPIATSFSKGVTTFQTLAGNTVDVVAAATPLSLLKSGRWGVEVITGPTPIGATWTNSAGRPTLGSMFLGLKSGCIGEVSVLLLLLGGLYLIWRGTIDWRIPTGIIGSFLLLNLVFWKQPFYQLFAGGLFLGAFFMATDWVTSPVTRRGKWIYAVGIGLTVFLIRLLHYRPEGVAIAILMWNIGTLVIDRYIAQPKFGEVGVGLFNKLPVLPEPAPAPAKKEA; from the coding sequence GTGGCTGAACTGCTGACCAACGTCTCTCCTCACCTGCACAAGAAGGACGAGACCATCTCGCGGGCGATGAAGGACGTGCTCATCGCCCTCGCGCCCGCGGCGGTGTGGGCCCTGGTGGTCTTCGGGTTCAACGTGGTGCTCATCCTCGCCGTGAGCTGCATCGCGGCCGCTGTCGCCGAGGTGGTCATGCGCAAGATCATGGGTCGCAAGATCACCCTCAAGGATTACAGCGCCATGGTGACGGCGGTGCTCTTCGTCTTCCTGCTGCCGCCCACCACGCCCCTGTGGGTGGTGGCCATCGGCTCCTTCATCGCCATCGCGGTGTTCAAGGAACTCATGGGCGGCCTGGGCAAGAACGTGGTCAACCCGGCCATCGCCGCCAGGCTGCTGTTGTGGATCACCCCCCTGAGCATTTATACCACCAAGTTCGTGCGCCCCTTCTACTGGAAGGACAGCGGATTCTTCACCCCCATCGCCACCAGCTTCAGCAAGGGGGTGACCACCTTCCAGACCCTGGCGGGCAACACCGTGGACGTGGTCGCCGCGGCCACTCCCTTGTCGCTGCTGAAATCGGGGCGCTGGGGGGTCGAGGTGATCACCGGGCCCACTCCCATCGGCGCCACCTGGACCAACAGCGCGGGAAGGCCCACCCTGGGCTCCATGTTCCTGGGGCTGAAGAGCGGGTGTATCGGCGAGGTGTCGGTGCTGCTCCTCCTGCTGGGAGGCCTGTACCTGATATGGCGGGGCACCATCGACTGGCGCATCCCCACGGGGATCATCGGCAGCTTCCTCCTGCTCAACCTGGTCTTCTGGAAACAGCCCTTCTACCAACTCTTCGCGGGTGGGCTGTTCCTGGGAGCCTTCTTCATGGCCACGGACTGGGTGACCAGCCCGGTGACCAGGAGAGGAAAGTGGATATATGCCGTGGGAATAGGGTTGACGGTGTTCCTCATCCGACTGTTGCATTACCGGCCCGAGGGGGTGGCCATCGCCATCCTCATGTGGAACATCGGGACCCTGGTGATCGACCGCTACATCGCGCAGCCCAAGTTCGGCGAGGTGGGAGTGGGGCTGTTCAACAAGCTCCCGGTCCTGCCGGAGCCGGCGCCGGCGCCCGCGAAAAAGGAGGCCTGA
- the hypF gene encoding carbamoyltransferase HypF: protein MENEESKDAAGCVVVGIGNPLHGDDGVGVRALEYLRGSLPDGVELVEGMIYGPDLLPFLEGRGKAIFIDAIDAGEEPGAVFRFSPREVRQEHGAPSLSLHDFGLYELIAAAELLGQCPEEVTVIAVQVKSLEVGTELSPEVEAALPHVRRLVLEELGKANGASRAFVEIEVTGIVQGVGFRPFVYRIARERGLEGWVINTPEGARIRAAGGREALASFMRALKEEAPPAAVIEEIEAEEVSPFEAEDFRIEESCVEGDRVTLVSPDLATCGDCLRELFDPADRRYRYPFINCTNCGPRFTIIADTPYDRPLTTMASFRMCEECEREYHDPSDRRFHAQPNACPACGPRLWLEDGSGEAVEGDAVREAARLLHEGKIVAVKGLGGFQLACDATSDAAVSRLRERKRRYAKPLAVMVRDLEEARRYCRVSPEEAEMLSSPRSPIVLLEEREDSPLSRELAAGLRRQGVFLPYTPLHHLLLREAGIPLVMTSGNMSEEPIARENEEARDRLCGVADGFLLHDRDILVRYDDSVCMALRGREYPIRRARGYAPYPVILAREWGTQVLALGAELKNTFCFLRGRHAFVGQHVGDLDDRETLRHYEEAMEAVRRLFSLRPEVVAHDLHPDYLTTHLAGEFGLPAEGVQHHHAHVASCMADNDLEGRVLGVSWDGTGYGPDGTVWGGEFLLCEGAEYERVAHLRTYPMPGGDACMKDIFRMAFGVLWEVCGDGEEAVDIFSRLFPDLAEAAPALAAQVKSGLNTPLTSSAGRMFDAAAALAGLRERAFYEGQAACELEAAAAGGMDPYPWELDTSSFPWKLDTRPVFRALLDDLSRGVGTGEIAGRFHASLAEAAAAVCAGLARETGAERVVLSGGVFQNALLAGAVVAGLEAMGMACYLHRRVPCNDGGISLGQAVVAARRREAKT from the coding sequence ATGGAGAACGAGGAGAGCAAGGACGCGGCCGGCTGCGTGGTGGTCGGGATCGGCAATCCCCTGCACGGCGACGACGGCGTGGGGGTGCGCGCCCTGGAGTACCTGCGCGGCTCCTTGCCCGACGGCGTGGAGCTGGTGGAGGGGATGATCTACGGGCCGGACCTGCTGCCTTTCCTGGAGGGGCGCGGAAAGGCCATCTTCATCGACGCCATCGACGCCGGCGAGGAGCCGGGGGCGGTGTTCCGCTTCTCGCCGCGGGAGGTGAGGCAAGAGCACGGGGCGCCGTCGCTCTCCCTGCACGATTTCGGGCTCTACGAGCTCATCGCGGCCGCCGAGCTGCTGGGGCAATGCCCGGAGGAGGTGACCGTCATCGCCGTGCAGGTGAAGAGCCTGGAGGTGGGGACGGAGCTTTCCCCGGAGGTGGAGGCCGCCCTTCCCCACGTGCGCCGCCTGGTCCTTGAGGAGCTGGGGAAGGCGAACGGGGCGAGCAGGGCTTTCGTGGAGATCGAGGTCACGGGCATCGTGCAGGGGGTGGGTTTCCGCCCCTTCGTCTACCGCATCGCGCGCGAGCGCGGGCTCGAGGGGTGGGTGATCAACACCCCGGAGGGGGCGCGCATCAGGGCCGCGGGCGGGAGGGAGGCCCTGGCGTCGTTCATGCGTGCCCTGAAGGAAGAGGCGCCGCCGGCGGCGGTCATCGAGGAGATCGAGGCCGAGGAGGTCTCCCCCTTCGAGGCGGAGGACTTCCGCATTGAGGAGAGCTGCGTCGAGGGGGACAGGGTCACCCTGGTATCGCCCGACCTGGCCACCTGCGGGGACTGCCTGCGCGAGCTCTTCGACCCCGCCGATCGCCGCTACCGCTACCCCTTCATCAACTGCACCAACTGTGGGCCGCGTTTCACCATCATCGCCGACACCCCCTACGACCGGCCGCTCACCACCATGGCCTCCTTCCGCATGTGCGAGGAATGCGAGCGGGAGTACCACGACCCCTCCGACCGGCGCTTCCACGCCCAGCCCAACGCCTGCCCCGCCTGCGGGCCGCGGCTCTGGCTGGAGGACGGCTCGGGCGAGGCGGTGGAAGGCGATGCGGTGAGGGAGGCGGCGAGGCTGCTGCACGAGGGGAAGATCGTGGCGGTGAAGGGGCTGGGCGGATTCCAGCTCGCCTGCGACGCCACCTCCGACGCGGCGGTCTCCAGGCTGCGGGAGCGCAAACGCCGCTACGCCAAGCCCCTGGCGGTGATGGTGCGTGACCTGGAGGAGGCCAGGCGTTACTGCCGGGTGAGCCCGGAGGAAGCGGAGATGCTCTCCTCGCCCCGGAGCCCCATCGTGCTCCTCGAGGAGAGGGAGGATTCCCCCCTCTCCCGCGAGTTGGCCGCGGGCCTGCGGCGCCAGGGGGTCTTCCTTCCCTACACGCCCCTGCACCACCTGCTGCTGCGCGAGGCGGGGATACCGCTGGTGATGACCAGCGGCAACATGAGCGAGGAGCCCATAGCCAGGGAAAACGAGGAAGCCAGGGATAGGCTTTGCGGCGTCGCCGACGGCTTCCTCCTCCACGACCGCGATATCCTGGTGAGGTACGACGACTCGGTGTGCATGGCCCTACGAGGGCGGGAGTACCCCATCCGGAGGGCGCGCGGCTACGCCCCCTACCCGGTGATCCTGGCGCGGGAGTGGGGGACGCAGGTGCTGGCGCTGGGAGCGGAGCTCAAGAACACCTTCTGTTTCCTGCGCGGCAGGCACGCCTTCGTGGGCCAGCACGTGGGCGATCTGGACGACCGCGAGACGCTGCGCCACTACGAGGAGGCCATGGAGGCCGTGCGCCGCCTCTTTTCGCTCCGTCCTGAGGTGGTGGCGCATGACCTCCATCCCGACTACCTCACCACCCACCTGGCGGGGGAGTTCGGCCTGCCCGCGGAGGGGGTACAGCACCACCACGCTCACGTGGCGAGCTGCATGGCCGACAACGACCTGGAGGGCAGGGTCCTCGGCGTCTCCTGGGACGGCACCGGCTACGGTCCCGACGGCACGGTGTGGGGCGGCGAGTTCCTCCTCTGCGAGGGCGCGGAATACGAGCGCGTGGCGCACCTCCGGACCTATCCCATGCCGGGGGGAGACGCCTGCATGAAGGACATCTTCCGCATGGCCTTCGGGGTGCTGTGGGAGGTATGCGGGGACGGGGAGGAGGCCGTGGATATATTTTCCAGGCTTTTCCCGGACCTGGCGGAGGCGGCGCCGGCGCTGGCGGCGCAGGTGAAAAGCGGCCTCAACACCCCGCTCACCTCCAGCGCGGGGAGGATGTTCGACGCCGCGGCCGCCCTGGCGGGGCTGAGGGAGCGGGCCTTTTACGAGGGCCAGGCCGCCTGCGAGCTGGAGGCCGCGGCCGCGGGGGGCATGGACCCCTATCCTTGGGAACTCGACACCTCCTCCTTTCCCTGGAAGCTGGATACGCGACCTGTCTTCCGCGCCCTCCTCGATGATCTCAGCAGGGGGGTCGGGACCGGCGAGATCGCGGGGCGTTTCCACGCCTCCCTCGCGGAGGCGGCGGCAGCGGTATGCGCGGGGCTGGCGCGCGAGACGGGGGCTGAACGCGTGGTCCTCAGCGGGGGGGTCTTCCAGAACGCCCTCCTCGCGGGAGCGGTGGTCGCAGGCCTGGAGGCAATGGGCATGGCGTGTTACCTCCACCGTCGGGTACCATGTAACGACGGTGGGATCTCCCTCGGACAGGCGGTGGTGGCGGCTCGCCGCCGGGAGGCGAAGACGTAA
- a CDS encoding HypC/HybG/HupF family hydrogenase formation chaperone produces the protein MCLAVPAEVVELMEDGLALVEIGGVRKQISLMLVDDAEIGDFVLVHAGFAIEKVDAEEARRTLEILEEYAHLDETGPGLYA, from the coding sequence ATGTGTCTGGCCGTTCCCGCTGAGGTCGTCGAGCTCATGGAGGACGGACTCGCCCTGGTGGAGATCGGCGGGGTGCGCAAGCAGATCAGCCTTATGCTGGTGGACGACGCGGAGATCGGGGACTTCGTCCTCGTGCATGCCGGTTTCGCCATCGAGAAGGTGGATGCGGAGGAGGCGCGCAGGACCCTGGAGATACTGGAGGAGTACGCGCACCTCGACGAGACGGGGCCGGGTCTTTACGCTTGA
- a CDS encoding nickel-dependent hydrogenase large subunit yields the protein MAQLISIDPVTRIEGHLRIDVEVEDGKVKDAWSSGTMFRGIEMLLKGKHPFDAQQVTERICGVCPLVHGTAASYNLDDALGVELPDNARLIRNLCLGANFIQSHILHFYHLAALDYVDVAAVVNYSGSNAALKAIKGKVAGLVKANDVYPFLPRYESDDYVSDPELATVLVGHYVEALEMRKKAQEMLSIFYGRMPSFVGTVPGGVTVQPTVSNIAAFRARLAELRFWIDNVYVQDILTVAGVPAYQIFFTAGDSGGNYLAYGGFDEDSNGTVKFLPRGYITGNDVAAVKEFDENKITESVKHSWYRDECEGLHPKEGKTEPEVGKEGAYSFLKAPRYDGKAMEVGPMARMLVLAGLELSGKISPDKQKLMPLVKSLGLDAKVMELATEGKFGILPRHAMRALECKLIADQMDVWLDELKPGEPIYDKKDIPGESYGRGLVEGPRGALGHWIHIKGKKIDNYQAIVPTTWNAAPRDKEGNRGPIETALLGLPVPDAENPINVVRCVRSFDPCLACAIHVIHPEHNGVKSFRVV from the coding sequence ATGGCGCAGCTCATCAGCATCGACCCAGTGACGCGCATCGAAGGCCACCTCCGCATCGACGTGGAGGTAGAGGACGGCAAGGTAAAGGACGCCTGGTCCTCGGGCACCATGTTCAGGGGCATCGAGATGCTCCTCAAGGGCAAGCACCCCTTCGACGCCCAGCAGGTCACGGAGCGCATCTGCGGCGTCTGTCCCCTGGTGCACGGCACCGCGGCCTCCTACAATCTCGACGACGCGCTGGGAGTGGAGCTGCCCGACAACGCCCGGCTCATCCGCAACCTCTGCCTGGGCGCCAACTTCATCCAGTCCCACATCCTGCATTTCTACCACCTGGCTGCCCTGGACTACGTGGACGTGGCGGCGGTGGTCAACTATTCCGGGAGCAACGCGGCGCTGAAGGCCATCAAGGGCAAGGTGGCGGGCCTGGTGAAGGCGAACGACGTCTATCCCTTCCTGCCGCGTTACGAGTCGGACGATTACGTGAGCGACCCCGAGCTGGCCACGGTTCTCGTCGGCCACTACGTGGAAGCGCTGGAGATGCGCAAGAAGGCGCAGGAGATGCTCTCCATATTCTACGGCCGCATGCCCAGCTTCGTGGGCACGGTGCCCGGCGGGGTGACGGTGCAGCCCACGGTATCCAACATCGCCGCCTTCCGCGCCCGCCTGGCGGAGCTGCGCTTCTGGATCGACAACGTCTACGTGCAGGACATCCTCACCGTGGCCGGCGTGCCCGCCTACCAGATCTTCTTCACCGCGGGGGACTCGGGCGGGAATTACCTGGCCTACGGCGGCTTCGACGAGGACTCCAATGGCACGGTGAAGTTCCTGCCGCGCGGATACATCACCGGCAATGACGTGGCGGCGGTGAAGGAGTTCGACGAGAACAAGATCACCGAGTCGGTGAAGCACTCCTGGTACAGGGACGAGTGCGAGGGCCTGCACCCCAAGGAGGGCAAGACCGAGCCCGAGGTGGGCAAGGAGGGAGCCTACTCCTTCCTCAAGGCGCCGCGCTACGACGGCAAGGCCATGGAAGTGGGCCCCATGGCGCGCATGCTGGTGCTGGCCGGCCTCGAGCTCTCCGGGAAGATATCTCCCGACAAGCAGAAGCTCATGCCGCTCGTCAAGTCACTCGGCCTGGACGCCAAGGTCATGGAGCTGGCCACGGAAGGGAAGTTCGGCATCCTGCCACGCCACGCCATGCGCGCCTTGGAGTGCAAGCTCATCGCCGACCAGATGGACGTATGGCTGGACGAGCTCAAGCCGGGCGAACCGATCTACGACAAAAAGGACATCCCGGGCGAGTCGTACGGACGCGGCCTGGTGGAAGGCCCGCGCGGCGCCCTGGGCCACTGGATCCACATCAAGGGCAAGAAGATCGACAACTACCAGGCCATCGTGCCCACCACCTGGAACGCTGCCCCGCGCGACAAAGAGGGCAACCGCGGGCCCATCGAGACTGCCCTGCTGGGACTGCCGGTGCCCGACGCGGAGAACCCCATCAACGTGGTGCGCTGCGTGAGGTCCTTCGATCCCTGCCTGGCCTGCGCCATTCATGTGATCCACCCCGAGCACAACGGCGTCAAGAGCTTCCGCGTGGTTTAG
- the hypD gene encoding hydrogenase formation protein HypD yields MRFVDEFREPELLRGQLEEIRRIGFRASFMEVCGTHTMAISRAGLRPLLAGRVELVSGPGCPVCVTSEADIGRAIALAGLEGVTLATFGDMMRVPGPQGTLSEAASRGAAVKVVYSPLEALRLAREDPGRRVVFLGVGFETTAPAVAASLLTARRDGVGNFFVLSLHKLVPPALRALLEMEDFAIDGFLLPGHVSAVLGARAYSFLADEYGVPGVVAGFEAADILRALCMLMEMKRGGKASVAVEYTRAVREEGNPRARAVMEEVFEPADAEWRGLGIIPASGLQLREEFRPHDAGAWEVESPAPAGDRGCRCGDVLCGRIRPPDCPLFARACTPESPVGPCMVSTEGTCASYYLYDFREGEGHVG; encoded by the coding sequence ATGAGATTCGTCGACGAGTTCCGCGAGCCGGAGCTGCTCAGGGGGCAGCTCGAGGAGATAAGGAGAATCGGCTTCCGCGCCTCCTTCATGGAGGTGTGCGGCACCCACACCATGGCCATCTCCCGCGCCGGCCTGCGCCCCCTGCTGGCGGGGCGCGTGGAGCTGGTCTCGGGGCCCGGCTGCCCGGTGTGCGTCACCTCGGAGGCGGACATCGGCAGGGCCATCGCCCTGGCGGGCCTGGAGGGCGTGACCCTGGCCACCTTCGGAGACATGATGCGCGTGCCGGGACCCCAGGGGACGCTCTCCGAGGCGGCCTCGCGGGGAGCGGCGGTGAAAGTGGTCTATTCGCCCCTGGAGGCGCTGCGCCTGGCGAGGGAGGACCCCGGACGCAGGGTGGTCTTCCTAGGGGTGGGTTTCGAGACCACCGCCCCGGCGGTGGCCGCTTCCCTCCTCACCGCCAGGCGGGACGGGGTGGGGAACTTCTTCGTCCTCAGCCTGCACAAGCTGGTGCCGCCCGCCCTGCGCGCCCTGCTTGAAATGGAAGACTTTGCCATAGACGGCTTTCTCCTCCCGGGACACGTGAGCGCGGTGCTCGGCGCGCGGGCCTACTCCTTCCTGGCCGACGAGTACGGCGTGCCCGGCGTGGTGGCGGGATTCGAGGCCGCGGACATCCTCCGAGCCCTGTGCATGCTCATGGAGATGAAGCGGGGGGGAAAGGCATCGGTGGCCGTCGAATACACCCGTGCCGTGAGGGAGGAAGGAAACCCCCGGGCGCGGGCGGTCATGGAGGAGGTCTTCGAGCCCGCGGACGCGGAGTGGAGGGGGCTGGGGATCATCCCCGCGAGCGGCCTTCAACTGCGGGAGGAATTCCGCCCCCACGACGCCGGCGCCTGGGAGGTGGAGTCGCCGGCGCCCGCGGGCGACAGGGGATGCCGCTGCGGCGACGTCCTCTGCGGGAGGATCAGGCCCCCGGACTGCCCCCTCTTCGCGCGCGCCTGCACCCCGGAGAGCCCGGTGGGCCCCTGCATGGTCTCCACCGAGGGGACCTGCGCCTCCTACTATCTCTACGACTTCCGGGAGGGAGAGGGGCATGTCGGGTGA
- the rsxC gene encoding electron transport complex subunit RsxC, with protein sequence MSGKTGFKTFAGGIHPPYNKELAKDEATKPCPVPAEVYIPLSQHIGAPNVPLVSAGDRVELGQRIGATDAFVSAPVHSSVAGTVKEIAEVAGFTGARVKCVVITPDAEQPEFSRQPGKDLDAYSDEEIRAIAREAGLVGMGGAAFPTHVKLTPPKDKPVDTVIINACECEPFLTCDHRLMLERPSDLVAGLKLLMKAVGAKDGVIGIEANKMDAVEEMRKAAAGVDGVKVDILDVKYPEGAEKMLIFALTGRKVPPGKLPSEVGCLVQNVGTAIALYEAAAWGKPLYERVVTVSGDGITKPGNLLVRIGTPIQSLIDACGGVKGDTAKIIMGGPMTGWAQPGAGAPVVKGTSGVLLFTADMVDVGEEHECVRCGKCVDVCPMFLQPNFIVQAVKREEWDRAEMWGALDCFECGCCSFTCPAYIPHVSYVRKAKADIAALKKR encoded by the coding sequence ATGTCGGGTAAGACCGGATTCAAGACCTTCGCCGGCGGCATCCACCCGCCCTACAACAAGGAGCTGGCCAAGGACGAGGCCACCAAGCCCTGCCCGGTGCCGGCGGAGGTGTACATCCCCCTCTCGCAGCACATAGGCGCGCCCAACGTGCCCCTGGTGTCGGCGGGAGACCGCGTCGAACTGGGGCAGAGGATCGGCGCCACCGACGCCTTCGTTTCCGCCCCCGTCCATTCCTCGGTGGCGGGGACGGTGAAGGAGATCGCGGAGGTGGCCGGTTTCACGGGCGCCAGGGTGAAGTGCGTGGTCATCACCCCCGATGCGGAGCAGCCGGAGTTCTCCCGGCAGCCGGGCAAGGACCTCGACGCCTATTCCGACGAGGAGATCAGGGCCATAGCCCGCGAGGCGGGTCTGGTGGGCATGGGAGGGGCCGCTTTCCCCACCCATGTCAAACTGACGCCCCCCAAGGACAAGCCGGTGGACACGGTGATCATCAACGCCTGCGAGTGCGAGCCCTTCCTCACCTGCGACCACCGCCTGATGCTGGAGCGCCCCTCCGACCTCGTGGCGGGGCTCAAGCTGCTCATGAAGGCCGTGGGAGCGAAGGACGGCGTCATCGGCATCGAGGCCAACAAGATGGACGCGGTGGAGGAGATGCGCAAGGCCGCGGCGGGCGTGGACGGCGTCAAGGTGGATATCCTGGACGTCAAGTACCCCGAGGGAGCGGAGAAGATGCTCATCTTCGCCCTCACCGGGCGCAAGGTCCCGCCGGGCAAGCTGCCGTCCGAGGTGGGATGCCTGGTACAGAACGTGGGCACCGCCATCGCCCTCTACGAGGCCGCGGCCTGGGGCAAACCGCTCTACGAGAGGGTGGTCACGGTGAGCGGTGACGGGATAACGAAGCCGGGGAACCTCCTGGTGAGGATCGGCACCCCCATCCAGTCCCTCATCGACGCCTGCGGCGGGGTGAAGGGCGATACGGCGAAGATCATCATGGGCGGCCCCATGACGGGCTGGGCACAGCCCGGCGCCGGGGCTCCCGTGGTGAAGGGCACCTCGGGGGTGCTGCTCTTCACCGCGGACATGGTGGACGTGGGCGAGGAACACGAGTGCGTGCGCTGCGGCAAGTGCGTGGACGTCTGCCCCATGTTCCTGCAGCCGAACTTCATCGTGCAGGCGGTGAAAAGGGAGGAGTGGGACAGGGCCGAGATGTGGGGCGCCCTGGACTGCTTCGAGTGCGGGTGCTGCTCCTTCACCTGTCCCGCCTACATCCCCCACGTGTCCTACGTGCGCAAGGCCAAAGCCGATATCGCGGCCCTGAAGAAGAGATAG